CAGCAAATTGTCGTCATTCATCATGAGTAGCCGATCTATTAAGTCGTCTGGATCACCGAGAATGCGAGCGGCTCGGAGGACGCCGACGACATCCTTCTTCGCGGACTCTCGGATCGGGCTAGCGTTGACCGCGTCAATGAGTTCGCTCACCCTGGCACGGGTAATGGTGGCGATATCGACGCGATCGACCTGCCGTTTGAGGAAGTCGTAGAGTTGCTTCCGCAGGCCATGGTTCAGTAACACGGTGTTCTGCTTCACCTGTTCCGTCATGTTGTCGGCGGCGCGTTGCATGAAGTCAAATTGCGCACTCAACGCTTCAGCGGCGACTTCAGCGTAGGCACTCTCGGTCAGCTTGAGCGCCTCCATCGGGGTCAACAGCTTCATCTCTGAGCTTGTTGTATGGATCAGTAGGTCAGTGCCAGCGTCAGTGCGCCCGTATGTGATCGCGCTCGGTGATCCGTCGACCTCGATCGCCTTGGTCGAGAACACAAGATCTTTGAGGGTCTTGGCGATCTCTCGATCCTGTGGCGCTGCCTTCTCCCAGATACCAAGCGCGTAGGACGAGGCGTCGACTTCGCCTTCGTCCTCTCCGAGATTAGCCTTGCCGTTGAAAAGCCCCGAGACGTCGATAGTGAAGTCGTCATCCTCGAAAAACTGCTCGCCTCCGCCGAGGATCTGGTGCGCGTTCTTGAGGCGCTTCTGCAGCCGCTCCCGCAGCCTAATGACAGCCTCAACACCGTCCTGCGGCAGGAAGGAAATGACGCGAATCGTGTCCGCTTTTTGCCCGACGCGATCAACACGACCAGCTCGCTGGATGACCTTGATGATCGTCCATGGCAAGTCCCAGTTCACAACGATCGCTGAATCCTGCAAGTTCTGCCCCTCGCTAAGAACATCGGTCGTGAGGAGCACGTCAACCTCGGTCTCACCCTTCGGCAACCCGCCCAGGTGCTCGTTCGCCTTCGGCGCGAACCTGCGTGCCACCTTCACCGCATCGCCCGACTGACCACTGACCGATGCGATCGACCGCTTCGTCCACCGTGGCAAATGCGCGGCAATGTAGTCGACCGTGTCCTTGTACTCGCTGAAGACCAGTACCTTCTCGTCTTCTGACAGTCCGTTGATAAGATCGGCGAGCGCTCTCAGCTTAGTGTCGTCTTCAGGCTTCCAAACACCGAAGGCATCGAGGAGATCCTGCAGAATGTCTGAGTCCTCACGGAGGTCCTCCAGGAGCTTCGTCTTGTCGAAGAGCTGCGGGCGGGCCCACTTGATTCCGGCAGGCTTCTTCGCCGTGAGCTCCTTGTAAGCACCCTCGGCATAGTCGAGCCATTGTTGCCTGGCCCACTTGATGCCCCAGGCTGCGGATGCAGCATCCGATAGCTCGTCGTCAGCATCGGCGTCGTAGTCTACGTCGTCGAGGTCGAAGTACTTGTCGGAGAAATTGCCGAGTGGGATCTTGAGGTCGTTGGACAGTGCGTGGTCGAGCATCGCGTTCCGAGCAACCATTCGCTTCACTGTGAGGATAAACGCATGCGCACTGGAGGTGAGACGCTTGAGTGCCGTGGTACGAATGAAGCCCGCGGCCGCCTGAATAGACTTCTCCAAGTCGGCGATGAGCTCCTTTTCGGCCTTGTCTCTGCCCTCGATATCCTCCTTAAGGTACTTGCCGAGCTGGTACCGGGCGTAGGTTAGATGCTCGACTGCGTCGAAGGTGTCCTCTGTCGCGAGCGCGTCATTCGGGTCTGTCGCGCCACCGGGGTACTTGAGGCCCTCGGGGATGCGCTTAGGGAAGCGGAAGGTCGTCCCATCCGGGAACTTCAGGATAATGTCGCCAGTCTTCTCGTCTTTCTCGCCGTAATTCGTCTCCAGGAACTTCCGCGTGCGTCGAACGAGAAACTCGCTGAGGAGACGCTGCCAGTCCTCGTTTTGTTCCGACTGGTCGAACGCGGCCAGGCTGTCGAGGCGCCCTCCAGTCTTCTTGGCAATCTCTTGGGCGCCCTTTCCTGGTCCCTTGATTGCGTCGAGTTCCGCGATGTGTTTGTCAGGGCGGATGCCTAGTGGCTCGTCCCAATCGAGCTTCAGACCAAGCTGGCCGCCGATGTCCTTGTGGCGGGCGTTGAACATCGTCGCTGTGAGCAACACAACCTTGCTGTCGTTATCGGCGACGTAGGTGTGGATCGCATCCCATGCCTTGCGGAGTCGGTTCCGCAGGTTGTGTGACTCATCAATGAGGACGATCCGGTAGCGCCGCAGGTCGGGTAGCTCGCGGTCCACCAAGCTGAGGCTAATGACCTTGCCAGGGATGTGGAAGCGATGAAGGTGCTCCTCCCACATCTTCACGAGATTCTTCGGTGCGATAACGAGGACGCTCTCCCCGACGGTTGCTGCGATGGCCGTACCGGTGAGTGTCTTACCAAGACCCACCACGTCGCCGATCACGGCGACGCCCTTGCGCTCAAGTAGACGCGTCGCAACTTGGACCGCGCTTATCTGGTGCGGCAGCAGTACCTTCTTGACTTCCGGCGGGATGTCTTCGGTAACACCCTCGCGCGCGTCCCGAGACAACTCGAACGCAAGACGAAGGTATACGTAATAGGGGCTTGGCTGCTCCAGCCGGATGCACGACTCCTCGAGAACTCGCTCTAGCTGTGATGTCCAGGGACGTTGTTGAGTCGGTCGAAGGGTACGCCGCCAATCGCAGAGTGGTGTCGGTGGTGGTTGTAGAAGTGGAGCCAGCCGGGCAGCGCCAGGCGTCGTTCGGCCTCTGAACCGTAAAACCTGGCATAGGCCCAGCCGTCCCCGAGCGTGCGGTGGAATCGCTCGATCTTCCCGTTCGTCTGCGGCCGGTAGGGGCGTGTCCGCTTGTGTCGGATGCCGAGCCGAGCGCAGAAGTCCCTCCATGCGTGGGATCTGTATGCCGACCCGTTGTCGGATAGGACTCGCTCGACGGTCACGCCTCGTTCGGCGAACCAGGCCACGGCGCGTTCGAGAACTCCCACCGCTGTGCTCGCCTGCTCATCCGACCAGATTTCTGCGTATGCGACGCGGGAGTGGTCGTCGATGACTGTGTGAACGAACGCCGTCCCGGTGCGCGGCTTGTGATCTTTTCCTCGTGGTAATCCCGGAGTCGCGAGCTTGTTCCGTGCGCCTTGCTGCCGACCTACGTAACGATGTCCACCGCCGTCGGGGATGTTGCCGAACTTCGTGACATCGACATGAATCAACGATCCCGGATGAGGATGCTCATATCGCCGCAATGGCTCGCCAGTGACACGATCGATATGCGAGAGGCGGTTCACGCGGCAACGGACGAGGACCGCGTGAACAGTCGACGTCGAGAGACCAAGTCGCGCAGCGATCTGGGCTGGCCCCAGTCGAAGCCGCCAGCGCAGGTTGATGATCTTCTTCTTGACATGCTCGGGCGTCCTGCCTGGGATCCGGTGCGGCTTGCTGGAGCGATCCTGCATCCCAAACTCACCCTCTTCCCGGTAGCGGCCTGCCCATTTCCGGGCAGTGATCGGGGAGACCATGAACATCTTTGCGGCGATCGTGGCCGGATAGCCGTCTTCGACAATCAGCCGGGCTAACCGGAGACGGGCACGAGGAGTGAGAAGAGCGTTCGGATGGGTCATCAATTGGCCTCCGCCGCGGTCTTCGTAAGCGCGCGTCTGGTGAGAAGCATGATGACGAGAGCGATCGCTGTCAGCACCGAAGCGACCCAAACCGGCGCGAGCAGCCCCAGCCCGGTCGCGAGCCCGAGCGCACCAAGCACGGGCCCCGCTGCAGCTCCGATATTCAATGCTGCGGTTGCGTACGAACCGCCCATCGTTGGCGCACCCGATGCTGCATACAGCACACGCGTGATCAGAGTACTGCCGACGCCGAACGACAGGAATCCCTGAACGAGGACGAGGACGATAAGCGCGACGGGATGAGATGCGACCACTGCCAACACGATCCAGCCTGTCAGCAATAGCGGTCCGCCGACTGCGAGCACGAGGCCAGGTCGTTGATCTGATAGTCGTCCTGCGATCGTGACGCCAAGGAACGATCCGATGCCGAACATCACCAGCGCGACGGACACCCACGCTTCGGCCAAGCCCGCGGTCTCGGTCACGATGGGTGCCAGGAAGGTGAATGCCGCAAAGGTCCCTCCGTTGATCAGCGCTCCGAGTACCATGGCCAGGATGAGCCGCGGCGTCGCCAACTGGCTGAGCTCGACACGGAGCCTTGGTGAGGTCGCGCTAGTCTCGCTCCGACCAACATTGTTCGTGACGCCACGAATGACTCCAACGGCCGCGGGAATACAGAGGATGGCGATCGCCCAGAACGTCGTTCGCCAGCCCAGCGCTGTGCCGAGCAGTGCCCCGGCGGGGACGCCCACGACGGTTGCGATCGTCGTGCCGGAGAGCAGGATCGACAGTGCACGCCCCTTCTGGTTCGCTGGCACGAGGGTAGTGGCCGTGCTCAGTGCTACGGCGAGGAATCCTGCGTTTGCGAGAGCGCTGAGCACCCGGGTGATGAGCAGGAGAGAGAACACTGGTGTCATCGCTCCGATGACGTGGCTTCCCGCGAACACGAGAAGGCAAACGATCAATGTGAGCCGCGGTGGCCAACGGCGAGCGAATGCCGCCATCACTGGCGCGCCGACGACCATACCGACTGCGAATGCGGAGGTCAGCAGGCCCGCAGTGCCGACCGAGACGTCAAGTTCGGTCGCGATCGCGGGGAGCAATCCCGCGAGCATGAATTCTGAAGTGCCCATGACGAAGACCGCCAGGGCAAGCATGTAGAGGGCAAAAGGCATCGAGTACTCCGAGGTGTGAGATCAAGAAATGGTTCTTCTTGTCACCACGGCCAGCGCCCCGGGTACGCCAGACATACGCCCACACAGATCGTGGGCGTCGTAACTAGTGGTTCAAGGGGCTGGCGGTGTGACCGACAACCCCTGACCTGTCTGATTCGGGACTCGACATGCCCCAAACTCTAACATGCCTTCAATGGCGAGCGGTCTGGACAGATACTTCTTGAATCGGCACGGTGTCATTACGGGCGGGGGCCAGAACAACGTCCCTGGACATCACAACTAGGGCTGCACGCTGGGAACGTCTATGCACGCTGCACTCACGATCCTCTCTCACTCGGAGAACTCGCCCAGCTCACCGGATCAGACGCAGCTCACACGGTACAGACACTTACCCGACTCATCGAAGCCGACGTGCTGCTGCTCAGTCGTGACGGCTGGCGCAAGCCCGCCGCCGACCGCCGCGACGCAGCGGCCGACGCCCGTGGCGTAACTGGACGCCTGGCAGCTCGCGCCGAGCGCTACGCCGTCGAGCGCGAACTGTGGGCTTGGTGGTGCGCCGAGCTGGACTGGATGAACACGCCCCGAGCTGAACGCCCGAAGCGCCCCGCACCAGGTCAGCTCGTGCTCGTGCCTGACCTTGGCCCAGCCCCTCACCCGATCCACCCTCGTACTGCTAACGGCCGCGCCGACTATCGCGCCGCCCGCTGCATCATCACCGGCACTACTCCCCCAGCTCGACCCCGACCCGTGCCCGTATCCGATGCCGAACGCCTCATCATGGACATACTCGGTGCCAAGCCGATTGCGACAATGCCGCTCCCCGGTTCCCACGACGAGACGCAACCAGATTCCCTCGAAGGCAAAGCGCAGCGCAGCGGAGCGCGGCAGCCCTATCGTGAGCGAACCGACCGCAATACCACTGTTCGCTTTGTCGGATGACACACAGGCCGCCCCCTGACGGAGCAGGCGGCAGCATGTGGACACCGACGCAGAGACTTACCTGCCCACAATGTGCACAGCCCAGCTATTGCGGGGCTGGCCTGCACACAGTGAGGACAGCTAAGCAGTAACACGAGGGTCACACCGCGACCCCGAAAGCAGTGCAGCTCGAAGAGCTGCACCAGGTGACGGCCGCAGCGCGGCCGCAGTGTTTGAACGCTTCGCATTTTTAGCCGTGAAGCCTTCGGCAGCATACGTTCGCTCCACCTCCGCGCAAGTGCTTTCGCGGCATATCCTCGCTCGCTGCGCTCGCTCCGGTATTCCACGGTCACTTGCACTCCGGCTGCGCTCTCTGCGCGGCACATTCGTGCCTTCACGGCAAAAAACGTGAGGGATAAGGGGAACTACCCCGACCCGCTCGGAAGGAGCACACCATGTCTGATCTGGCAACGCTTACCGCCCATTCGCACCCGGCATTCTTCGGCCGACTGAGCGCTATCGGCACCACCGCCCCAACGCGCATTTGGGCACGCGGCGACCTGTCGCTGCTCGACCAGCTCGACCAGACCGTGAACATCGACGGATCGCGCGCCAGCACCGCCTACGGCACGCAGATCACGGCCGAGTTCGTCGCTGACCTCGCACGCGATTACGTCACCATGACGGGCACCGCCTACGGCATCAACGCGGCCGCCGCCCGCGCAGCGCTCGCCCAGGGCGACCGACTCATAATCTGGCAGGCATCCGGCCACGGCCGACCCTACCCCGAGGCTCACCGGCAGCTCATCGACACCATCGAGGCCGCACCGAACACGCTGCTGCTCACCGCAGTTGAACCGGGCGCAGCACCCACCCGATTCCGGTTCATTGAGCGCTCGCGCCTGGCAGCCCTCGCCGCAGGAACAACGCTCATCACCGAGGCAGGCGCGCGCAGTGGCGCACTGCTCGGTGCACGCATCGCACACGCCGCAGGCCGCAACGTCGCAGCGATCCCCGGCCCGATCACCAGCGCCGCCAGCGCAGGATCACACCAGCTCATCAGCGACGGCGTAGCTCGACTCGCAGCCACCCCCAAGCAGGTGCGCCAGCTCATCCCGTGACCAGGCAAGCCCTAATAGGCCGATAAGACCTATTAGGGCCGCAGCTAGTCTGCGTATTGCATCAGATGAATCACCACGGTCCCCCGGGCGACATGGTGCTGCGAGACGTCTGGCGAGGGCTCTGACCTGCGCAGATGCCTCTCCGTACACGATGTCGAGCAGCGGTAAGGCGCCCGGGGCTGTGCGTGGACGCGTTTGAGCCGGTTACGCAGACAGGCTCTGTTGCAAAAATCGTGAAGCTTGAGCATGCTTGGCGGAGATTGGACGGACGGAACGATGACGGATTTCAAGTGGCGCCATTTCCAGGGTGATGTGATCCTGTGGGCGGTGCGCTGGTATTGTCGCTATCCGATCAGCTATCGCGACCTTGAGGAAATGCTGGCGGAACGCGGCATTTCGGTCGACCATACGACGATCTATCGCTGGGTCCAGTGCTACGCCCCGGAGATGGAGAAGCGGCTGCGCTGGTTCTGGCGGCGTGGCTTTGATCCGAGCTGGCGCCTGGATGAAACCTACGTCAAGGTGCGGGGCAAGTGGACCTACCTGTACCGGGCAGTCGACAAGCGGGGCGACACGATCGATTTCTACCTGTCGCCGACCCGCAGCGCCAAGGCAGCGAAGCGGTTCCTGGGCAAGGCCCTGCGAGGCCTGAAGCACTGGGAAAAGCCTGCCACGCTCAATACCGACAAAGCGCCGAGCTATGGTGCAGCGATCACCGAATTGAAGCGCGAAGGAAAGCTGGACCGGGAGACGGCCCACCGGCAGGTGAAGTATCTCAATAACGTGATCGAGGCCGATCACGGAAAGCTCAAGATACTGATCAAGCCGGTGCGCGGTTTCAAATCGATCCCCACGGCCTATGCCACGATCAAGGGATTCGAAGTCATGCGAGCCCTGCGCAAAGGACAGGCTCGCCCCTGGTGCCTGCAGCCCGGCATCAGGGGCGAGGTGCGCCTTGTGGAGAGAGCTTTTGGCATTGGGCCCTCGGCGCTGACGGAGGCCATGGGCATGCT
Above is a window of Leucobacter aridicollis DNA encoding:
- a CDS encoding IS6-like element IS6100 family transposase is translated as MTDFKWRHFQGDVILWAVRWYCRYPISYRDLEEMLAERGISVDHTTIYRWVQCYAPEMEKRLRWFWRRGFDPSWRLDETYVKVRGKWTYLYRAVDKRGDTIDFYLSPTRSAKAAKRFLGKALRGLKHWEKPATLNTDKAPSYGAAITELKREGKLDRETAHRQVKYLNNVIEADHGKLKILIKPVRGFKSIPTAYATIKGFEVMRALRKGQARPWCLQPGIRGEVRLVERAFGIGPSALTEAMGMLNHHFAAAA
- a CDS encoding IS481-like element IS5564 family transposase, which codes for MTHPNALLTPRARLRLARLIVEDGYPATIAAKMFMVSPITARKWAGRYREEGEFGMQDRSSKPHRIPGRTPEHVKKKIINLRWRLRLGPAQIAARLGLSTSTVHAVLVRCRVNRLSHIDRVTGEPLRRYEHPHPGSLIHVDVTKFGNIPDGGGHRYVGRQQGARNKLATPGLPRGKDHKPRTGTAFVHTVIDDHSRVAYAEIWSDEQASTAVGVLERAVAWFAERGVTVERVLSDNGSAYRSHAWRDFCARLGIRHKRTRPYRPQTNGKIERFHRTLGDGWAYARFYGSEAERRLALPGWLHFYNHHRHHSAIGGVPFDRLNNVPGHHS
- the cmx gene encoding chloramphenicol efflux MFS transporter Cmx; the protein is MPFALYMLALAVFVMGTSEFMLAGLLPAIATELDVSVGTAGLLTSAFAVGMVVGAPVMAAFARRWPPRLTLIVCLLVFAGSHVIGAMTPVFSLLLITRVLSALANAGFLAVALSTATTLVPANQKGRALSILLSGTTIATVVGVPAGALLGTALGWRTTFWAIAILCIPAAVGVIRGVTNNVGRSETSATSPRLRVELSQLATPRLILAMVLGALINGGTFAAFTFLAPIVTETAGLAEAWVSVALVMFGIGSFLGVTIAGRLSDQRPGLVLAVGGPLLLTGWIVLAVVASHPVALIVLVLVQGFLSFGVGSTLITRVLYAASGAPTMGGSYATAALNIGAAAGPVLGALGLATGLGLLAPVWVASVLTAIALVIMLLTRRALTKTAAEAN
- a CDS encoding DNA-processing protein DprA, with the translated sequence MSDLATLTAHSHPAFFGRLSAIGTTAPTRIWARGDLSLLDQLDQTVNIDGSRASTAYGTQITAEFVADLARDYVTMTGTAYGINAAAARAALAQGDRLIIWQASGHGRPYPEAHRQLIDTIEAAPNTLLLTAVEPGAAPTRFRFIERSRLAALAAGTTLITEAGARSGALLGARIAHAAGRNVAAIPGPITSAASAGSHQLISDGVARLAATPKQVRQLIP
- a CDS encoding chloramphenicol resistance leader peptide; its protein translation is MSGVPGALAVVTRRTIS
- a CDS encoding helicase-related protein, whose translation is MSRDAREGVTEDIPPEVKKVLLPHQISAVQVATRLLERKGVAVIGDVVGLGKTLTGTAIAATVGESVLVIAPKNLVKMWEEHLHRFHIPGKVISLSLVDRELPDLRRYRIVLIDESHNLRNRLRKAWDAIHTYVADNDSKVVLLTATMFNARHKDIGGQLGLKLDWDEPLGIRPDKHIAELDAIKGPGKGAQEIAKKTGGRLDSLAAFDQSEQNEDWQRLLSEFLVRRTRKFLETNYGEKDEKTGDIILKFPDGTTFRFPKRIPEGLKYPGGATDPNDALATEDTFDAVEHLTYARYQLGKYLKEDIEGRDKAEKELIADLEKSIQAAAGFIRTTALKRLTSSAHAFILTVKRMVARNAMLDHALSNDLKIPLGNFSDKYFDLDDVDYDADADDELSDAASAAWGIKWARQQWLDYAEGAYKELTAKKPAGIKWARPQLFDKTKLLEDLREDSDILQDLLDAFGVWKPEDDTKLRALADLINGLSEDEKVLVFSEYKDTVDYIAAHLPRWTKRSIASVSGQSGDAVKVARRFAPKANEHLGGLPKGETEVDVLLTTDVLSEGQNLQDSAIVVNWDLPWTIIKVIQRAGRVDRVGQKADTIRVISFLPQDGVEAVIRLRERLQKRLKNAHQILGGGEQFFEDDDFTIDVSGLFNGKANLGEDEGEVDASSYALGIWEKAAPQDREIAKTLKDLVFSTKAIEVDGSPSAITYGRTDAGTDLLIHTTSSEMKLLTPMEALKLTESAYAEVAAEALSAQFDFMQRAADNMTEQVKQNTVLLNHGLRKQLYDFLKRQVDRVDIATITRARVSELIDAVNASPIRESAKKDVVGVLRAARILGDPDDLIDRLLMMNDDNLLLDIRDLGADRVQVITSMGFNPVGIAEEVDQWGQ